A region of Salmo salar chromosome ssa17, Ssal_v3.1, whole genome shotgun sequence DNA encodes the following proteins:
- the LOC106575375 gene encoding oocyte zinc finger protein XlCOF6-like isoform X2 — MDTSEDLQDDNLIKREHFHSSNNEQQDGHLAVRRNVILERTKFNQRQQEAGETADDFITALHCLSEHCGYGALLSEMIRDRLVAGLYDRRLSKQLQMDPEITLDKAVTRIRQTELVKKPQDLPENSFKVASSAANVDGVLSHSKQQCPANTQCQSEKKKKQNSERPQPQTTQENGEEPLDTDDSDEWIEGFSPGGEKPHYCSDCSKSFRKVRDLIRHQRSHTGEKPHHCTVCDRSFAQLDKLKLHTKMHMKEKHVTQTEETKLKVDRVHTQQRTASRARKKSKMRAGTPGKIVQSQPGKELSCKSSIRKNQHSEKLQPQTTQENEEDPEDTSDDWTESFSTVEKPYICSDCGKSFKQANRLIRHQRTHTGEKPYDCPDCEKSFARLDNLKLHQKTHMKEECNFHCSDCLKSFVRLKQLEKHQLTHKKSFERHRTHLSKRKQFLCTICGKECRNMKIHMRIHTGETPYHCTECGKSFPYTKSYQRHILTHNTSGERETYPCLECGKCFTRRDGMLRHVRRIHTGERNHQCKDCGKRFFRKETLKRHMLVHTGEKPYQCSICGQRFSQDGDRKRHEKRHYSGVSNFLNL; from the coding sequence ATGGACACCTCAGAAGACCTGCAAGATGACAACCTGATCAAGCGGGAACACTTCCACAGTTCTAATAATGAACAGCAAGATGGACATTTGGCAGTTAGGAGGAATGTAATACTAGAACGAACTAAATTCAACCAAAGACAACAAGAAGCAGGAGAGACAGCTGATGATTTTATCACTGCACTTCATTGTTTGTCAGAACATTGTGGTTATGGAGCTCTGCTCAGTGAGATGATAAGAGACAGACTAGTCGCAGGCTTATATGACAGAAGACTGTCCAAGCAATTACAAATGGACCCAGAAATAACACTGGATAAAGCTGTCACACGCATTCGTCAAACTGAACTTGTGAAAAAGCCACAGGACCTGCCGGAGAATAGCTTCAAAGTTGCCAGCAGTGCAGCAAATGTAGACGGTGTGCTTTCACATAGCAAACAGCAATGCCCAGCCAATACCCAGTGCCaatcagagaagaagaagaagcaaaaCTCAGAAAGACCACAACCTCAAACAACGCAGGAGAATGGAGAGGAGCCCCTAGATACTGATGACTCTGATGAGTGGATCGAGGGTTTCAGTCCTGGAGGAGAGAAGCCACACTACTGCTCCGACTGCAGTAAGAGCTTTAGAAAAGTGAGGGATCTTATAAGACACCAGCGATCACATACTGGAGAGAAGCCTCACCACTGCACTGTTTGCGACAGAAGTTTTGCTCAATTAGATAAGCTTAAATTACACACAAAAATGCATATGAAAGAGAAACATGTCACACAGACGGAAGAAACTAAACTGAAGGTAGACCGTGTGCACACACAGCAAAGAACCGCCAGCAGAGCCAGGAAGAAGAGTAAAATGCGTGCAGGAACACCAGGTAAAATAGTCCAGTCACAGCCAGGAAAAGAATTGTCTTGTAAAAGTTCAATTAGAAAGAATCAACACTCAGAAAAACTGCAACCCCAAACAACGCAGGAGAATGAAGAGGATCCTGAAGATACTTCTGATGACTGGACCGAGAGTTTCAGTACTGTAGAGAAGCCATACATCTGCTCCGACTGTGGTAAGAGCTTCAAACAAGCGAATCGTCTTATAAGACATCAGcgaacacatacaggagagaagccttacgaCTGCCCTGACTGTGAAAAAAGTTTTGCTCGATTAGATAATCTTAAATTACACCAAAAAACACATATGAAGGAGGAATGTAATTTCCACTGCTCTGACTGTTTGAAAAGCTTTGTCCGACTGAAGCAGCTTGAAAAACATCAGCtaacacacaaaaaaagtttTGAAAGACACAGAACTCATTTGAGCAAAAGAAAACAATTTCTCTGCACAATTTGCGGGAAGGAGTGTCGCAACATGAAAATACACATgcgaatacacactggagagacacCGTATCACTGCactgagtgtgggaagagttttccaTATACAAAATCGTACCAAAGACACATACTAACACATAATACCTCTGGAGAAAGAGAAACCTATCCTTGTTTGGAATGTGGAAAGTGTTTTACTCGCAGAGATGGCATGTTGAGACACGTGAGAAGGATTCATACTGGAGAGAGAAATCATCAGTGCAAAGACTGTGGAAAGCGATTCTTTCGAAAAGAGACACTGAAGAGACACATGCTagttcacactggagagaaaccataCCAATGCTCTATCTGTGGTCAACGCTTTTCCCAAGATGGAGACAGAAAACGCCACGAGAAGAGGCACTACTCTGGTGTCTCAAATTTCCTCAATCTATAA
- the LOC106575375 gene encoding oocyte zinc finger protein XlCOF6-like isoform X1, which translates to MLDGVNPLASPLPRPYSAFRRKAEEMDTSEDLQDDNLIKREHFHSSNNEQQDGHLAVRRNVILERTKFNQRQQEAGETADDFITALHCLSEHCGYGALLSEMIRDRLVAGLYDRRLSKQLQMDPEITLDKAVTRIRQTELVKKPQDLPENSFKVASSAANVDGVLSHSKQQCPANTQCQSEKKKKQNSERPQPQTTQENGEEPLDTDDSDEWIEGFSPGGEKPHYCSDCSKSFRKVRDLIRHQRSHTGEKPHHCTVCDRSFAQLDKLKLHTKMHMKEKHVTQTEETKLKVDRVHTQQRTASRARKKSKMRAGTPGKIVQSQPGKELSCKSSIRKNQHSEKLQPQTTQENEEDPEDTSDDWTESFSTVEKPYICSDCGKSFKQANRLIRHQRTHTGEKPYDCPDCEKSFARLDNLKLHQKTHMKEECNFHCSDCLKSFVRLKQLEKHQLTHKKSFERHRTHLSKRKQFLCTICGKECRNMKIHMRIHTGETPYHCTECGKSFPYTKSYQRHILTHNTSGERETYPCLECGKCFTRRDGMLRHVRRIHTGERNHQCKDCGKRFFRKETLKRHMLVHTGEKPYQCSICGQRFSQDGDRKRHEKRHYSGVSNFLNL; encoded by the exons ATGTTGGACGGAGTAaatcctctcgcttcgcctcttcctcgtCCATACTCCGCATTCAGACGTAAA GCAGAGGAGATGGACACCTCAGAAGACCTGCAAGATGACAACCTGATCAAGCGGGAACACTTCCACAGTTCTAATAATGAACAGCAAGATGGACATTTGGCAGTTAGGAGGAATGTAATACTAGAACGAACTAAATTCAACCAAAGACAACAAGAAGCAGGAGAGACAGCTGATGATTTTATCACTGCACTTCATTGTTTGTCAGAACATTGTGGTTATGGAGCTCTGCTCAGTGAGATGATAAGAGACAGACTAGTCGCAGGCTTATATGACAGAAGACTGTCCAAGCAATTACAAATGGACCCAGAAATAACACTGGATAAAGCTGTCACACGCATTCGTCAAACTGAACTTGTGAAAAAGCCACAGGACCTGCCGGAGAATAGCTTCAAAGTTGCCAGCAGTGCAGCAAATGTAGACGGTGTGCTTTCACATAGCAAACAGCAATGCCCAGCCAATACCCAGTGCCaatcagagaagaagaagaagcaaaaCTCAGAAAGACCACAACCTCAAACAACGCAGGAGAATGGAGAGGAGCCCCTAGATACTGATGACTCTGATGAGTGGATCGAGGGTTTCAGTCCTGGAGGAGAGAAGCCACACTACTGCTCCGACTGCAGTAAGAGCTTTAGAAAAGTGAGGGATCTTATAAGACACCAGCGATCACATACTGGAGAGAAGCCTCACCACTGCACTGTTTGCGACAGAAGTTTTGCTCAATTAGATAAGCTTAAATTACACACAAAAATGCATATGAAAGAGAAACATGTCACACAGACGGAAGAAACTAAACTGAAGGTAGACCGTGTGCACACACAGCAAAGAACCGCCAGCAGAGCCAGGAAGAAGAGTAAAATGCGTGCAGGAACACCAGGTAAAATAGTCCAGTCACAGCCAGGAAAAGAATTGTCTTGTAAAAGTTCAATTAGAAAGAATCAACACTCAGAAAAACTGCAACCCCAAACAACGCAGGAGAATGAAGAGGATCCTGAAGATACTTCTGATGACTGGACCGAGAGTTTCAGTACTGTAGAGAAGCCATACATCTGCTCCGACTGTGGTAAGAGCTTCAAACAAGCGAATCGTCTTATAAGACATCAGcgaacacatacaggagagaagccttacgaCTGCCCTGACTGTGAAAAAAGTTTTGCTCGATTAGATAATCTTAAATTACACCAAAAAACACATATGAAGGAGGAATGTAATTTCCACTGCTCTGACTGTTTGAAAAGCTTTGTCCGACTGAAGCAGCTTGAAAAACATCAGCtaacacacaaaaaaagtttTGAAAGACACAGAACTCATTTGAGCAAAAGAAAACAATTTCTCTGCACAATTTGCGGGAAGGAGTGTCGCAACATGAAAATACACATgcgaatacacactggagagacacCGTATCACTGCactgagtgtgggaagagttttccaTATACAAAATCGTACCAAAGACACATACTAACACATAATACCTCTGGAGAAAGAGAAACCTATCCTTGTTTGGAATGTGGAAAGTGTTTTACTCGCAGAGATGGCATGTTGAGACACGTGAGAAGGATTCATACTGGAGAGAGAAATCATCAGTGCAAAGACTGTGGAAAGCGATTCTTTCGAAAAGAGACACTGAAGAGACACATGCTagttcacactggagagaaaccataCCAATGCTCTATCTGTGGTCAACGCTTTTCCCAAGATGGAGACAGAAAACGCCACGAGAAGAGGCACTACTCTGGTGTCTCAAATTTCCTCAATCTATAA